The Actinomycetes bacterium genome has a window encoding:
- a CDS encoding P-loop NTPase, producing MNKIPVAIIDKEELNIKKIEKLLDNISDLNIIHRSRSVNDLEILLQESSPILVFVGPAIQLEDIGEILQTYSSALNTVKVILLAKDTSAELLRKAIKLNIHDVLEFPFTYDELKESIKRAENLFASASLARNSQEAKTKDFTKEGHKKIMVYSPKGGSGKSFIATNLAIALHNQTKKDVTVFDINYQFGDIALLLNLYPRHTVYDVVSAMDSLDKEMLNSFLTPHESGIKILPAPIDPSQDESISTGDTLKILKMLAEVSPYLVIDAPSMFSDTILSVIDETDYLCLVASMDVPSIKNLKISLQVLDKLKFPRGKIFIVLNRAGSKVGITLDEIEKTIGRKIDVAVPSHRIVPVTVNKGIPVVIDSPRSAVSKSINRLAKLLLTSKLEQRELIFS from the coding sequence ATGAATAAGATCCCGGTAGCAATAATAGATAAAGAAGAACTGAATATAAAAAAAATTGAAAAGCTTTTAGATAATATATCGGACCTGAATATAATTCATAGAAGCAGAAGTGTAAACGATCTGGAAATATTACTCCAGGAAAGCTCTCCCATATTAGTGTTTGTGGGCCCTGCCATACAGCTTGAAGATATTGGAGAAATTTTGCAGACCTACAGTTCCGCCCTTAATACAGTAAAAGTTATATTGCTGGCAAAGGATACCTCTGCCGAGCTTTTAAGAAAAGCCATAAAATTAAATATTCATGATGTCCTCGAATTTCCCTTTACCTATGATGAACTTAAGGAATCCATAAAGAGGGCAGAGAACCTGTTTGCCAGCGCATCACTGGCCAGGAACAGCCAGGAGGCAAAAACAAAAGATTTTACAAAAGAAGGCCACAAAAAGATCATGGTATACAGCCCCAAGGGAGGTTCGGGCAAATCCTTTATAGCCACCAATCTGGCCATAGCATTACATAACCAGACCAAAAAGGATGTTACAGTTTTTGACATCAACTATCAGTTTGGGGACATAGCACTGCTGCTGAACCTTTATCCCCGGCATACTGTTTATGATGTGGTATCGGCAATGGACAGCCTGGACAAGGAAATGCTGAACAGTTTTTTAACCCCCCATGAGTCCGGGATTAAAATACTTCCTGCCCCTATTGACCCATCCCAGGATGAATCAATAAGTACTGGGGATACTTTAAAAATTTTAAAGATGCTGGCTGAAGTATCTCCGTATCTGGTTATAGATGCACCATCAATGTTTTCAGATACCATATTGTCGGTAATAGATGAAACTGACTACCTTTGCCTGGTGGCCAGCATGGATGTACCCAGCATAAAAAATTTAAAAATATCTCTTCAGGTGCTGGATAAGCTTAAGTTCCCCCGGGGCAAAATATTTATAGTTCTTAACCGGGCAGGCAGCAAGGTGGGTATTACTTTAGACGAGATAGAAAAAACCATAGGAAGAAAGATTGATGTTGCTGTTCCCAGCCACCGGATAGTTCCGGTGACTGTAAATAAGGGCATACCGGTAGTAATTGATTCCCCCCGGTCTGCAGTAAGCAAAAGCATAAACCGTTTGGCCAAGCTGCTGCTTACTTCCAAGCTGGAACAGAGAGAATTGATATTTTCTTAA
- a CDS encoding CpaF family protein has translation MGLQERIKRVQSFENDLEVKNEEHASARSKLIDEVKQDIHLRLIEKLSDQIFKKNINDTELRLKVRREAQSFLNENTTPLTSDERQKVVEALIDDVTGYGPVEEFLKDGEITEIMVNGPDKIYIEKYGKIYRTTKSFLDQAHLLRIIDKIVSKIGRRVDESSPYVDARLPDGSRVNVIIHPLALNGPFLTIRKFAADPFTMENLVEMGTCTEKVATFLEACVRGRLNIISSGGTGTGKTTTLNVLSSFIPDDERIVTIEDSAELQLHQPHVVRLESRPPNIEGEGEVTIRDLVRNSLRMRPDRIIVGEVRGGEALDMLQAMNTGHDGSISTVHANSTRDVLSRIETMVLMAGVDLPIRAIREQVSSAINLIVHLNRLKDGTRKFVKITEVQGMEGDIITLQDLFLFDFSMGMDQSGKFKGYIKSTGLRPKFLERLHDIGVDLDPQIFEKEI, from the coding sequence ATGGGTTTACAGGAAAGAATAAAAAGAGTACAGAGTTTTGAAAATGATCTTGAGGTAAAAAATGAAGAGCATGCCTCGGCCAGAAGCAAGCTTATAGATGAGGTAAAGCAGGATATACATTTAAGGCTGATTGAAAAATTATCGGATCAGATATTTAAAAAGAATATCAATGATACCGAGCTGAGGCTAAAAGTAAGAAGAGAGGCCCAGAGTTTTTTAAATGAAAATACAACTCCCCTGACATCGGATGAAAGGCAGAAAGTAGTTGAAGCATTGATTGATGATGTAACCGGCTATGGTCCGGTAGAAGAGTTTTTAAAAGACGGGGAGATTACAGAAATAATGGTAAACGGGCCGGATAAGATATACATTGAAAAATATGGAAAAATTTACAGGACTACCAAATCCTTTCTGGACCAGGCCCATTTGCTCAGGATAATAGATAAAATTGTTTCCAAAATTGGCAGGCGAGTAGACGAGTCTTCACCGTATGTGGATGCCAGACTGCCTGACGGTTCCAGGGTTAATGTAATAATACACCCCCTGGCCTTAAACGGGCCCTTTTTAACCATAAGAAAGTTTGCTGCTGACCCCTTTACTATGGAAAATTTAGTGGAAATGGGAACCTGTACAGAAAAAGTGGCAACCTTTCTGGAAGCCTGTGTCAGGGGAAGGTTAAATATTATTTCTTCCGGGGGTACCGGTACCGGAAAGACCACCACGTTAAATGTTTTATCTTCTTTTATCCCTGATGATGAAAGAATAGTAACCATAGAAGATTCAGCAGAGCTTCAACTGCACCAGCCTCATGTGGTCAGGCTGGAATCGAGGCCGCCCAATATAGAGGGGGAGGGAGAAGTAACCATAAGGGACCTGGTAAGAAACTCTCTCCGTATGAGACCCGACCGGATTATAGTGGGCGAGGTCAGGGGAGGAGAAGCCCTGGACATGCTCCAGGCTATGAATACCGGGCATGACGGCAGTATTTCTACCGTACATGCCAATTCAACCAGGGACGTGCTTTCCAGGATTGAAACTATGGTGCTGATGGCTGGTGTAGATCTGCCCATAAGAGCCATAAGGGAGCAGGTATCTTCAGCTATCAACCTTATAGTCCATCTTAACCGTCTAAAAGACGGTACCAGGAAGTTTGTAAAGATTACTGAAGTTCAGGGCATGGAGGGGGATATAATTACCCTACAGGATTTATTTTTATTTGATTTTTCCATGGGTATGGACCAGAGCGGCAAGTTTAAGGGCTATATTAAATCTACCGGCCTCAGGCCTAAATTTTTAGAGAGGCTTCACGATATAGGGGTAGACCTGGATCCGCAAATATTCGAAAAAGAGATTTAA